One genomic region from Kamptonema formosum PCC 6407 encodes:
- a CDS encoding polysaccharide deacetylase family protein has protein sequence MADLNRLLRQRKTFTAAFVAAAGSFVLGVMLPLNLRLNHLVSLWAVVQPQKSATSPEVLKVTAAVEKRVDEAQKAIALLEEKQFSFLIPSQFQGTTVTQAKLGSKQKAIALTFDDGPWPETTVQILDILNKNDIKATFFWVGRYLKAFPELGKRVAVAGHAIGNHTWNHKYVKYSQDAAAKEIDRTSSLIEEVTGMDVSMFRPPGGILTNGLAAYAQQKKYTVVMWSADSLDWRNSMQSLKDNVLRQASSGGIVLMHDGGGNRSKTVQALPNIIAELRKQGYKFVTVPELLQMQDEESKEQEIAHTID, from the coding sequence GTGGCAGACTTGAATCGTTTGCTGCGGCAGCGAAAGACTTTCACTGCTGCTTTTGTAGCTGCTGCTGGCAGTTTTGTGCTTGGGGTAATGCTGCCGCTGAATTTACGGCTTAATCATTTGGTATCACTCTGGGCTGTAGTGCAGCCCCAGAAGTCGGCGACGAGTCCAGAGGTTTTGAAAGTAACAGCAGCGGTGGAGAAACGAGTTGATGAGGCCCAAAAAGCGATCGCGCTTTTGGAGGAGAAGCAGTTTAGTTTTTTGATTCCGTCTCAGTTTCAAGGAACTACTGTAACTCAGGCGAAACTGGGTTCTAAGCAAAAGGCGATCGCACTGACTTTTGATGATGGCCCTTGGCCGGAAACAACAGTTCAAATCTTAGATATTCTCAATAAAAACGATATTAAAGCTACTTTTTTCTGGGTAGGGAGATATTTAAAGGCTTTTCCAGAACTTGGGAAGAGAGTAGCTGTTGCCGGTCATGCGATCGGCAATCATACTTGGAATCATAAATACGTTAAATACAGTCAGGATGCTGCTGCTAAGGAGATTGACCGTACATCATCTTTGATTGAGGAGGTGACTGGTATGGATGTTTCGATGTTTCGTCCTCCAGGCGGGATTCTCACTAATGGATTGGCTGCTTATGCTCAGCAAAAAAAGTATACAGTGGTGATGTGGTCTGCTGATTCTTTGGATTGGCGTAATTCGATGCAATCGCTTAAAGATAATGTGTTGCGTCAGGCCAGTTCCGGGGGAATTGTGCTCATGCACGATGGTGGTGGAAATCGCTCTAAGACTGTGCAGGCTTTGCCGAATATTATTGCTGAATTGAGGAAACAG
- a CDS encoding bifunctional pantoate--beta-alanine ligase/(d)CMP kinase has protein sequence MRVFTTTAALRCYLNSYMSQEEPRRSQPQASLVALVPTMGALHAGHLSLIRRARLENGVVVVSIFVNPLQFGPREDFQRYPRPLEQDRLICQEAGVDVIFVPSAEELGVGSGNSAEFPVTTVVPPGAMTSVLCGKSRPGHFQGVATIVTKLLNLVNPDTAYFGIKDAQQVAIIRRLVADLNLSVKIVAGAIAREASGLAWSSRNQYLSSQERVQAATIYRSLQRARAVFEEGELTPAVLKAVVNEELAREPVVEVEYVELVEPNSLRVLEVVEEAGLLAIAARIGSTRLIDNIMLLNRRPIVAIDGPAGAGKSTVTKQVAQVLGLRYLDTGAMYRAVTWLVLQTGTRMDDEAAIAELVSSCKIEFNFHPSSFTLHINGEDVTQAIRTLEVTSHVSTVAALAIVRRFMVEQQQYYGRKGGIVAEGRDIGTNVFPDAEVKIFLTASVKERSRRRLIELQARGQNDISLEQLELDIAERDEKDSTREVAPLRKAVDAVEIQTDGLTIAQVTDRIVSLYKERNVAKR, from the coding sequence GTGCGCGTGTTTACTACGACGGCGGCTTTGCGCTGCTACTTAAATTCCTATATGTCGCAGGAGGAGCCCAGGCGAAGCCAGCCACAGGCCTCGCTAGTTGCTTTAGTGCCGACAATGGGAGCTCTGCACGCGGGACACCTGAGTTTGATCCGGCGGGCGAGGCTGGAAAATGGGGTGGTTGTTGTCAGTATTTTTGTCAATCCGCTCCAATTTGGGCCGAGGGAAGATTTCCAACGGTATCCTCGGCCCCTGGAGCAAGATCGGTTAATTTGTCAAGAGGCTGGTGTTGATGTAATTTTTGTTCCCTCTGCTGAGGAGTTGGGGGTAGGAAGTGGAAATAGTGCTGAATTTCCAGTGACTACTGTTGTTCCGCCTGGGGCTATGACTTCGGTTTTGTGTGGTAAGTCTAGGCCGGGACATTTTCAGGGAGTGGCGACGATTGTAACTAAGCTTTTGAATTTAGTTAACCCCGATACGGCTTATTTTGGGATTAAAGATGCTCAACAGGTAGCAATTATTCGTAGGTTGGTGGCGGATTTGAATTTGTCTGTGAAGATTGTAGCTGGTGCGATCGCGCGAGAAGCATCTGGTTTGGCTTGGAGTTCTCGCAATCAATATTTAAGTTCGCAAGAAAGGGTGCAGGCAGCTACAATTTATCGTTCTTTGCAACGAGCTCGGGCAGTGTTTGAGGAAGGGGAATTGACACCGGCGGTGTTGAAGGCGGTTGTAAATGAGGAATTGGCGAGGGAACCGGTAGTTGAGGTGGAGTATGTGGAACTGGTTGAGCCTAATAGTTTGAGGGTTTTGGAGGTTGTGGAGGAAGCGGGGTTATTGGCGATCGCGGCTAGGATTGGTTCTACTCGCTTGATTGATAATATTATGCTGCTCAATCGTCGGCCAATTGTCGCAATTGATGGCCCGGCGGGGGCTGGTAAATCTACAGTTACGAAGCAGGTGGCGCAAGTTCTGGGTTTGAGGTATCTGGACACGGGGGCGATGTATCGGGCCGTGACGTGGCTGGTGTTGCAAACTGGGACGCGGATGGATGATGAAGCTGCGATCGCGGAGTTAGTCAGTTCTTGTAAGATTGAATTTAATTTTCACCCTTCATCTTTTACTCTTCATATTAATGGTGAAGATGTGACTCAGGCTATTCGTACTTTGGAAGTGACGAGTCATGTTTCGACAGTGGCGGCTTTGGCTATAGTGCGGCGTTTTATGGTAGAACAGCAGCAATACTATGGGAGAAAAGGTGGTATTGTGGCTGAAGGTCGCGACATTGGGACTAATGTGTTCCCAGATGCGGAAGTAAAGATTTTTTTGACGGCATCAGTTAAGGAGCGATCGCGCAGACGGCTAATCGAACTTCAAGCTCGCGGTCAGAACGATATCAGTTTAGAACAGTTAGAACTGGATATTGCAGAACGCGACGAAAAAGACAGTACCCGCGAGGTGGCACCGTTGCGTAAAGCAGTTGATGCTGTTGAGATTCAAACAGACGGTTTGACCATTGCCCAAGTTACCGATCGCATTGTCAGCCTATACAAAGAGAGAAATGTAGCTAAACGTTAA
- a CDS encoding septal ring lytic transglycosylase RlpA family protein, producing the protein MKQKLVGGLLPVLLIPALVTPSSSRAQEPETVNIAHTVGQQVHTAKPSPQLNPQRVEVVKVGEYQYQAKAELDSEAIAKIQTHSLAGRLAATVYLRNIPVLTFLEPSTKGGKNGTVSNSRAATSSDRLKIGANAEVQSNREQGPKSAEVADPVWRATAMAAKLNQLFRDSADANAIAVKWEKGDRYIIQVNGENLVEINAETILPDTTSDFSVDALQATNRLRRLLGNAPPLQEVVGKPKPEPRVISLGPVHVRITGWASWYGPGFHGNLSASGETYNQDELTAAHRDLPFGTRVLVTNLDNGRSVVVRINDRGPYVGDRLIDLSAAAAQVLGMVNSGIAPVQLELIDSQNARTVNR; encoded by the coding sequence ATGAAGCAAAAACTTGTTGGCGGACTCCTTCCTGTCCTGCTAATTCCCGCTCTGGTGACACCATCATCGAGTCGGGCCCAAGAACCAGAGACAGTTAACATCGCTCATACGGTGGGACAGCAAGTCCACACCGCTAAGCCGTCTCCTCAGTTGAATCCTCAACGGGTGGAGGTTGTTAAAGTGGGAGAGTACCAGTACCAAGCCAAAGCTGAGCTTGACTCTGAGGCGATCGCAAAGATTCAGACCCACTCATTGGCGGGCCGTCTAGCCGCTACAGTATATCTACGCAATATTCCCGTCCTCACCTTTCTAGAACCGAGTACCAAAGGTGGTAAAAACGGAACTGTATCAAACTCTAGGGCAGCCACGAGCAGCGATCGCCTAAAAATAGGGGCGAATGCAGAAGTTCAGAGTAACCGCGAGCAAGGGCCTAAATCCGCTGAAGTAGCCGATCCAGTTTGGCGAGCAACAGCGATGGCCGCAAAACTCAATCAACTTTTCCGAGACAGCGCCGATGCCAATGCTATTGCTGTCAAGTGGGAAAAAGGCGATCGCTACATCATTCAAGTCAACGGGGAGAATTTGGTAGAAATCAACGCGGAGACAATTCTCCCCGACACTACCAGCGACTTTAGCGTAGATGCCTTACAAGCAACCAATCGATTGCGCCGACTCTTAGGCAATGCTCCCCCCCTTCAGGAAGTTGTCGGTAAACCCAAGCCAGAACCCAGAGTAATTTCTCTGGGCCCAGTCCATGTGCGGATCACTGGATGGGCTTCTTGGTATGGCCCAGGCTTTCATGGCAATCTTAGCGCCAGTGGAGAGACTTATAATCAAGATGAGTTGACAGCAGCCCATCGCGATTTACCTTTTGGCACGCGAGTGTTGGTGACAAACCTAGACAACGGCCGTTCCGTAGTCGTGCGAATTAATGATCGGGGCCCCTATGTTGGCGATCGATTAATTGATTTGTCTGCCGCCGCCGCTCAAGTGTTGGGAATGGTCAATTCTGGTATTGCTCCCGTGCAGTTGGAGTTGATAGATTCCCAAAACGCCAGAACAGTTAACCGTTAG